A portion of the Alkalinema sp. FACHB-956 genome contains these proteins:
- the cls gene encoding cardiolipin synthase, with translation MLETLLLHLLQSLPFLSSAQAVLVFSLLLGTVQTLGVFYAAHAVMSVRSSRGAIAWSLSLILLPWAAIPLYWIFGRRRFHGYAELLYSAYSDHRQHIEAAFQPLIQYRIALDPALEPVQHLAETLCPLPFTTDNQTELLIDGIQTYEAMLQAIAEAQDYILLQMYILQDDGIGNQFRETLIAKAQAGVRIYILYDGIGSHGLSKRYVQSLQRSGITIGVFKSTRGRGNRFQINFRNHRKILVADGRVAIVGGLNIGDEYLGKHPPLSPWRDTALRLQGPAVQCVQCVFLGDWYWATRKIPSVSWRITPAPTTTALEALATPESVLIFPTGPADRLPACLLFFVNIINQAQTRLWIASPYFVPDGATLTALKLAALRGVDVRILLPDRPDHLLVYLCAFSYYNEMQSAGVKLYRYQAGFMHQKVILIDDRLGGVGSVNLDNRSFFLNFEMTVMMATPHSIQHIESMLVQDFQRAAPVKLTTYDHRSWGFKLAARISRLLAPIL, from the coding sequence GTGCTAGAGACTCTCTTGCTACACCTATTACAGTCTCTGCCGTTTCTGTCCTCTGCTCAAGCTGTTTTAGTTTTTAGCTTACTTCTGGGGACTGTGCAAACTCTGGGCGTATTTTATGCAGCCCATGCGGTGATGTCAGTTCGATCGTCCCGAGGTGCGATCGCTTGGAGCCTTTCGCTAATTTTGCTCCCCTGGGCAGCCATTCCCCTCTATTGGATTTTTGGTCGTCGTCGCTTCCACGGCTATGCGGAACTTTTATACAGTGCCTACTCAGACCATCGTCAACATATTGAAGCGGCTTTCCAACCCCTTATCCAATACCGGATAGCCCTTGATCCGGCACTAGAACCCGTCCAGCACCTTGCCGAAACCCTTTGCCCTCTGCCTTTTACAACGGATAACCAAACGGAACTGTTAATTGACGGCATACAGACCTATGAAGCGATGTTGCAGGCGATCGCGGAGGCCCAGGACTATATTTTATTGCAAATGTATATCCTACAAGATGATGGCATTGGCAATCAGTTCCGCGAAACCTTAATCGCTAAAGCGCAAGCCGGTGTCCGCATTTACATCCTGTACGATGGCATCGGTTCCCATGGTCTATCCAAACGCTATGTGCAATCATTGCAGAGATCGGGGATTACGATCGGCGTGTTTAAAAGCACACGAGGCCGGGGCAATCGCTTCCAAATCAATTTCCGCAACCATCGCAAAATTCTAGTGGCGGATGGCAGAGTCGCGATCGTGGGAGGGTTAAACATTGGGGATGAATATCTCGGCAAACATCCGCCCCTCTCTCCCTGGCGCGATACGGCCCTCCGACTACAAGGCCCTGCGGTGCAATGTGTGCAATGTGTTTTTCTGGGGGATTGGTACTGGGCCACGCGCAAGATTCCCAGCGTTTCCTGGCGGATTACCCCAGCCCCCACGACAACAGCACTAGAAGCCCTAGCAACGCCAGAATCCGTGCTAATTTTTCCCACCGGGCCTGCCGATCGCCTACCGGCCTGTCTGCTATTTTTCGTTAATATCATCAATCAAGCCCAAACCCGTCTTTGGATTGCTAGCCCGTATTTTGTCCCCGATGGGGCAACCCTGACTGCGCTCAAGTTAGCAGCCTTGCGGGGGGTGGATGTGCGCATTTTGCTGCCCGATCGGCCCGATCATTTGCTCGTCTACCTCTGTGCCTTTTCCTACTACAACGAAATGCAATCGGCGGGGGTCAAGCTCTATCGCTATCAAGCGGGTTTCATGCACCAGAAGGTCATTTTAATCGACGATCGCTTAGGGGGGGTTGGTAGCGTTAATTTGGACAATCGATCGTTTTTTCTCAATTTTGAAATGACAGTGATGATGGCCACGCCGCACAGCATTCAGCACATTGAAAGCATGTTAGTACAGGATTTCCAACGGGCGGCTCCTGTTAAATTAACCACCTACGATCATCGATCGTGGGGATTCAAGTTAGCAGCCCGCATTTCTCGGCTATTAGCCCCTATTCTGTAG
- a CDS encoding endonuclease/exonuclease/phosphatase family protein produces the protein MPLTQLFNVPTWLPSQRFCRQSTAIIDQPALLQPRSRKLQSNPSAASVSTSMDTASTDTASNTASLDEVSWVEPPALVGSSLRILNWNIAKNNHDLAWYRDFTTLLRTHRPHLVFLQEVRLCAQRRHLPALTELAWSFAPNFLDTYHQTYSGVLTAGVVQCTRRQSILTDHHEPIAKTPKVALCTEYAIAPSGDQPTHSRPDRLLTVNAHLINFVELKKFQAQLDTLEQRMADHDGLIVFSGDFNTWSRSRWHCLQRMTQRLGLTQAVFPSWDTGQIKRFLLSPPLDYVFYRGFHQTTTTAKVIGSITSSDHKPLLLELTC, from the coding sequence ATGCCTTTAACCCAACTCTTCAATGTCCCGACCTGGCTGCCGTCCCAACGGTTTTGTCGGCAATCCACTGCCATTATCGATCAACCTGCGCTGTTACAGCCTCGGTCTAGGAAATTGCAGTCTAATCCTTCTGCGGCCAGTGTCAGCACTTCTATGGACACTGCTTCTACGGACACTGCTTCTAACACTGCTTCTCTGGACGAGGTGTCCTGGGTGGAACCGCCAGCCCTCGTGGGATCTTCCCTACGGATCCTCAATTGGAATATTGCCAAAAACAACCACGACCTCGCTTGGTATCGCGACTTTACGACCCTGTTGCGCACCCACCGCCCCCATTTGGTGTTTTTACAGGAGGTTCGCCTTTGCGCCCAACGCCGCCATCTACCCGCCTTAACGGAGTTAGCCTGGAGCTTTGCCCCCAATTTTCTCGATACCTATCACCAAACCTACTCGGGCGTCCTGACGGCAGGGGTCGTCCAGTGCACCCGACGGCAGTCCATTCTGACCGATCACCATGAACCGATCGCGAAAACGCCAAAAGTTGCCTTGTGTACAGAATACGCGATCGCACCTAGCGGGGATCAACCGACCCATTCTCGCCCCGATCGCTTACTGACCGTCAATGCCCATCTCATTAATTTCGTCGAACTGAAAAAATTTCAGGCGCAGCTGGACACCCTAGAACAGCGGATGGCTGACCATGATGGCCTGATCGTCTTTTCCGGCGATTTCAACACCTGGTCGCGATCGCGCTGGCATTGTCTACAGCGTATGACCCAACGCTTGGGCCTGACCCAAGCAGTTTTCCCGAGCTGGGATACTGGGCAAATTAAGCGTTTTCTTTTATCTCCCCCCTTAGACTACGTGTTTTATCGTGGCTTTCACCAAACCACCACCACAGCTAAGGTCATTGGCAGTATCACGTCCTCTGACCATAAACCCCTATTGCTAGAGCTAACGTGCTAG
- a CDS encoding pentapeptide repeat-containing protein: MDAQEIMRRYAAGHRDFSQVKLIQICLVKAKLVGAKLTGADLIGANLQGAELTDAHLAQARLNQANLSDSTMVEACLEHADLSGADLSGADLRYADLHGANLSDAKLGGTELNQANLDDANLQGADLRGADLRGASLRQADLRGANLTGVYLEDADLTGANLDGTISMMSS, from the coding sequence ATGGATGCCCAAGAGATTATGCGACGTTACGCCGCAGGTCATCGAGATTTTAGTCAGGTAAAACTCATTCAGATTTGTCTAGTCAAGGCAAAGTTAGTTGGTGCAAAGCTGACGGGAGCCGATTTGATTGGTGCAAATTTACAGGGGGCTGAGTTGACTGACGCGCATTTAGCACAAGCTCGGCTGAATCAGGCTAATTTAAGTGATTCAACAATGGTTGAAGCTTGTTTAGAACATGCAGATTTGAGCGGCGCAGATCTCAGTGGAGCAGATTTACGTTATGCCGACTTACATGGAGCCAATTTGAGTGATGCTAAACTCGGGGGAACGGAACTCAATCAGGCCAATCTAGATGACGCAAATCTGCAAGGTGCGGATTTGCGCGGTGCAGATTTACGCGGTGCATCCTTACGGCAGGCAGACTTGCGAGGGGCAAATCTCACAGGCGTCTATCTAGAGGATGCTGATCTAACGGGTGCTAATCTTGATGGAACGATTTCTATGATGAGTTCTTAG
- a CDS encoding ABC transporter ATP-binding protein, with protein MGEVEVQALQSVDLDLYAGEFVVLLGPSGSGKSTLLNILGGLDIPSTGSVWFHNWELTHANDRELTKFRRDCVGFIFQFYNLIPSLTARENVALVTELVRHPMKPAEALAMVGLADRLDHFPSQMSGGEQQRVAIARAIAKRPEVLLCDEPTGALDFRTGQLVLEALAQVNQDLGTTTAVITHNAGIAAMADRVITLRSGEVAQIQCNRHKLSPNQLTW; from the coding sequence ATGGGCGAAGTGGAAGTCCAAGCCCTCCAATCCGTCGATTTAGATCTCTATGCAGGAGAGTTTGTCGTCTTGCTGGGGCCATCGGGAAGCGGCAAATCGACCTTGTTAAATATTTTAGGAGGGTTAGACATTCCTTCAACTGGATCGGTCTGGTTTCACAATTGGGAGTTGACCCATGCTAACGATCGGGAACTGACCAAATTCCGGCGCGATTGTGTGGGCTTTATTTTCCAGTTTTATAATCTGATCCCCAGCTTAACGGCCCGTGAAAATGTGGCTTTGGTGACGGAATTAGTGCGGCATCCGATGAAGCCAGCGGAAGCCCTAGCCATGGTGGGATTGGCCGATCGGTTGGATCATTTTCCTTCCCAAATGTCCGGAGGGGAACAGCAGCGCGTCGCCATTGCCAGAGCGATCGCTAAACGGCCTGAAGTACTCCTATGTGATGAACCCACGGGAGCCTTGGATTTCCGTACAGGGCAATTGGTCTTAGAAGCCCTAGCGCAGGTCAATCAAGACCTGGGAACCACGACGGCAGTGATTACCCATAACGCTGGGATTGCCGCCATGGCCGATCGAGTCATCACCCTGCGCAGCGGTGAAGTTGCGCAGATCCAGTGTAATCGTCATAAACTCTCTCCCAATCAATTAACATGGTAG
- a CDS encoding sterol desaturase family protein: MLRYFLVAGGVFCFFYIREGPIASTSDRAFRRRAWHLIWHDIKLSVLSTGIFAIAAALMMSAYTLGLTRLYYLLQQYDLWYIPFSYLLVLLLQDTYFYFTHRLFHHPALFRWMHQGHHRSRYPTPWTSFAFDPLEAIVHALFLVVIIFVIPLHFITLIAISITMTIWAVINHLEIDQLSPAFPHHWLEMYMIGPAHHSCHHRQYTVNYGLYFTFWDRLLNTQAPTLPSKNSS; encoded by the coding sequence TTGTTACGGTATTTTCTAGTGGCTGGTGGAGTATTTTGCTTTTTTTATATCCGTGAAGGGCCGATCGCCTCAACATCGGATCGCGCTTTCCGGAGGCGCGCTTGGCACTTAATTTGGCATGATATTAAACTATCAGTTTTATCTACGGGAATATTTGCGATCGCGGCTGCATTAATGATGTCAGCCTATACATTAGGACTTACACGTTTATATTATCTACTACAACAGTATGACCTTTGGTATATTCCCTTTAGTTACCTTCTTGTCTTACTCCTTCAGGATACCTATTTTTACTTTACCCATCGTTTATTTCATCATCCAGCGCTCTTTCGCTGGATGCACCAAGGACATCATCGATCACGTTATCCTACACCTTGGACTTCCTTTGCCTTTGATCCCCTAGAAGCTATAGTTCATGCCCTATTTCTAGTTGTGATTATCTTTGTGATACCTCTCCATTTCATCACGTTGATTGCGATCTCGATAACCATGACAATTTGGGCGGTTATTAATCACTTAGAGATCGATCAACTGTCTCCTGCTTTTCCACACCATTGGTTGGAAATGTATATGATTGGTCCAGCCCACCACTCCTGTCATCATCGCCAATATACAGTGAATTATGGATTATATTTTACCTTTTGGGATCGCCTGCTCAATACGCAAGCTCCCACGCTTCCCTCTAAGAACTCATCATAG
- a CDS encoding CBS domain-containing protein, with protein sequence MVFSSPLPSSPALQQIVDPDPLRLSPSTTVPDAIALMLQSQATRCEVEDEIDSQASDSGTTPVARSQGCALVVKDDRLVGVFTEQDVVKLLASERAIAQLTLADVVAPDCITLPQATLTDTFGVLNYMREHRVRYLPIVDGGGVPVGLVTLDNVRQSLRPENMLRVRQVSEIMTQSVIYALPDASLLQVAQQMARHGISCIVIATEEELARDSARDSAPSQNAGGGLRPVGILTERDMVQFHRLELDFATTPARAVMSTPVVCLRPEDSLWQVQQAMQGRRVRRVVVKDDRGALVGLVTQSSLLAMFNAAEMGVMIHVLQQEVDLKTQQLQQTNQQLEVEVAQRRATEAVLLQMQSDLEQRVAERTAALTEMNLRLQQEMIDRQQAEQKIREQAALLDIANDAIFVRDLEAKILYWNKGAERMYGWSQAEAIGQNVNHLLYRDPMPLQNALDITLQQGAWQGDLHKCNKLGEDLVVESRWTLVRTEAGAPRFILTVDTDITERKLLEAQFLRAQRLESLGTLASGIAHDLNNILTPVLAVSQLLPLRLPNLDEPSQRLLTILRESAQRGSDLVAQILSFARGGESQRSRLQIATVLNEVARIAKQTFPKSIEIRLTGAKADLWAVLADSTQLHQVLMNLIVNARDAMPEGGILTLSAENVIVDESYARMHFDAAVGSYIAITVMDTGLGIAPELLDRIFEPFFTTKEMGKGTGLGLSTAIGIIKGHGGFVNVYSDVGHGTRFTVYLPAATDGSETVTIPDLQPLMGNGEWILVADDEAAIREITKASLEAYNYRVMLANDGVDAIALYAENKAEVFAVLLDIMMPLLDAPTVIRTLVKMNPNVQIITMSGLAANEAIAHARTANVRSFLAKPFTAHDLLSALHQLR encoded by the coding sequence ATGGTTTTTTCTTCTCCTTTGCCTTCTTCCCCGGCTCTCCAGCAAATCGTAGATCCCGATCCCCTGCGGCTCAGCCCGTCCACGACGGTGCCTGACGCGATCGCGCTAATGCTGCAAAGCCAAGCCACTCGCTGTGAAGTTGAGGACGAGATCGACTCTCAGGCAAGCGATTCAGGGACAACCCCAGTGGCGCGATCGCAGGGCTGTGCTTTGGTCGTAAAGGACGATCGTCTGGTGGGCGTGTTTACGGAGCAGGACGTGGTCAAACTGCTGGCCTCTGAACGGGCGATCGCGCAGTTGACCCTAGCGGATGTGGTGGCTCCAGATTGCATTACCTTGCCCCAAGCCACGTTGACCGATACGTTTGGGGTGCTGAATTATATGCGGGAGCACCGGGTGCGGTACTTGCCGATCGTCGATGGGGGGGGCGTTCCGGTGGGGCTGGTGACCCTGGACAACGTGCGCCAATCCCTGCGTCCGGAAAATATGCTGCGGGTGCGTCAGGTGTCGGAAATCATGACGCAATCGGTCATCTATGCGCTGCCCGACGCCTCCCTGCTGCAAGTGGCACAACAAATGGCGCGCCATGGCATTAGTTGCATTGTGATTGCAACGGAAGAAGAGCTTGCCCGTGATTCAGCCCGTGATTCAGCTCCCAGCCAAAACGCAGGTGGGGGTCTCCGCCCTGTAGGGATTTTGACTGAGCGGGATATGGTGCAGTTCCATCGACTCGAACTGGATTTCGCCACAACTCCGGCTAGGGCGGTCATGAGTACGCCCGTGGTCTGCTTGCGGCCTGAGGACTCCCTGTGGCAGGTGCAGCAGGCCATGCAGGGTCGGCGGGTGCGGCGGGTGGTGGTGAAGGACGATCGGGGGGCGTTGGTTGGCTTGGTGACCCAGAGTAGTCTGCTGGCGATGTTTAATGCGGCGGAAATGGGGGTGATGATTCATGTCTTGCAGCAGGAAGTTGATCTAAAAACCCAACAGTTGCAACAAACGAACCAGCAGCTAGAGGTGGAAGTGGCCCAGCGGCGCGCAACGGAAGCGGTGTTACTACAAATGCAGTCAGATTTAGAACAACGGGTGGCCGAACGTACCGCAGCTTTAACGGAAATGAACCTGCGATTGCAGCAGGAAATGATCGATCGACAGCAAGCAGAACAAAAAATTCGAGAACAGGCTGCGCTGTTGGATATTGCCAATGATGCCATTTTTGTCCGGGACTTAGAGGCCAAAATTCTCTACTGGAATAAGGGTGCGGAGCGGATGTATGGCTGGTCGCAGGCAGAAGCGATCGGGCAAAATGTCAATCATTTGTTATATCGCGATCCGATGCCGTTGCAAAATGCTCTGGACATCACGCTGCAACAGGGGGCGTGGCAAGGGGATCTGCATAAGTGTAATAAATTAGGCGAAGATTTAGTGGTGGAAAGTCGGTGGACATTGGTGCGCACCGAAGCGGGAGCCCCTCGGTTTATCTTAACGGTGGATACGGATATTACTGAGCGTAAGTTGTTGGAAGCGCAGTTTTTGCGGGCTCAACGGTTGGAAAGTTTGGGAACGCTGGCCAGCGGGATTGCCCATGATTTGAATAATATTCTGACGCCGGTGTTGGCGGTGAGTCAGTTGTTGCCCTTACGGTTGCCGAATCTGGATGAACCTAGCCAGCGATTGCTGACGATTTTGCGGGAGAGTGCCCAGCGCGGCAGTGACCTGGTGGCGCAAATTCTCTCCTTTGCGCGGGGTGGGGAAAGTCAACGATCGCGCCTGCAAATAGCAACCGTCCTGAATGAAGTGGCTCGTATTGCGAAGCAGACGTTTCCGAAGTCGATCGAAATCCGCTTGACAGGGGCCAAGGCGGATCTGTGGGCTGTGTTGGCGGACAGTACTCAGTTGCATCAGGTGCTGATGAATTTAATCGTCAACGCTCGGGATGCCATGCCGGAAGGTGGAATCTTAACCCTCAGTGCAGAAAATGTGATTGTGGATGAAAGTTACGCGCGAATGCATTTCGATGCTGCTGTGGGTTCCTACATTGCGATTACCGTGATGGATACGGGGTTGGGCATTGCACCGGAACTGCTCGATCGCATTTTTGAACCCTTTTTCACCACCAAAGAAATGGGTAAAGGGACAGGGCTGGGTCTATCTACCGCGATCGGCATTATTAAAGGCCATGGTGGATTTGTGAACGTCTATAGTGATGTAGGGCATGGCACGCGCTTTACGGTTTATTTACCTGCGGCCACCGATGGCAGTGAGACGGTTACCATCCCGGATTTACAGCCTTTAATGGGGAATGGCGAATGGATTTTGGTGGCTGATGATGAAGCGGCAATTCGAGAAATTACGAAGGCATCCTTGGAGGCGTATAACTATCGCGTCATGCTTGCCAATGATGGTGTGGATGCGATCGCGCTGTATGCAGAAAATAAGGCTGAGGTGTTTGCGGTTTTATTAGATATTATGATGCCGCTACTAGATGCGCCAACGGTGATCAGAACACTGGTGAAAATGAATCCCAATGTGCAAATTATTACGATGAGTGGACTCGCAGCCAACGAAGCGATCGCCCATGCTCGGACTGCCAATGTGCGATCGTTCCTGGCAAAACCTTTTACGGCCCATGATTTGCTGAGTGCGTTGCATCAATTGCGCTAA
- a CDS encoding PQQ-dependent sugar dehydrogenase has product MVIWSKRLANGLAKGLISASFGLLMTSCRGLPGEQARSLPDPSLNPRSNAPTSVTQNIRQTTIVEGLERPWSLAWLPDGGMLITEKAGRLRLVKNGQLDPTPIAGVPEVLTVGQAGLLDISLHPQFAQNRWVYLTYSHGTPEANRTRLARATFDGKALRDLRVIFEVSQTKSEGQHFGSRLVWLPDNTFLLAIGDGGNPPVSLNGALIREQAQNLQSRLGKIVRLKEDGSPAPDNPFVGQKTVDPAIWSYGHRNIQGLAIDAKTGQVWATEHGARGGDELNRIESGQNYGWPRVTYSREYAGGEISQVRSQPGMVDPKLVWTPAIAPSGLTVYRGDRVPAWQGHLFAGGLVSQDIRQIQLDDQGAVVNQQQIPISQRVRDVRQGPDGWLYVLTDAANGRLIRLEPIAN; this is encoded by the coding sequence ATGGTGATTTGGAGCAAACGATTAGCGAATGGGCTAGCCAAGGGGCTAATCAGTGCCAGTTTTGGTCTCTTGATGACGAGTTGTAGGGGGCTGCCTGGGGAGCAGGCGCGATCGCTACCCGACCCCAGCCTCAATCCTAGATCCAATGCGCCGACCAGCGTAACCCAAAACATTCGGCAAACCACGATCGTAGAAGGGCTAGAACGGCCTTGGAGTCTGGCTTGGCTACCGGATGGCGGGATGCTGATTACGGAAAAAGCGGGACGACTGCGCTTGGTGAAAAACGGCCAACTGGACCCGACCCCGATCGCCGGGGTACCAGAAGTCTTAACGGTAGGCCAAGCGGGACTGTTGGATATTTCGCTCCATCCACAGTTTGCGCAGAATCGTTGGGTGTACCTAACCTATTCCCATGGGACGCCGGAGGCCAATCGCACTCGCTTAGCCAGAGCAACTTTTGATGGCAAAGCTTTACGGGATTTGCGCGTTATTTTTGAAGTCTCGCAGACGAAATCCGAGGGGCAGCATTTTGGCTCCCGTTTGGTCTGGCTGCCGGATAATACCTTTCTGCTCGCGATCGGGGATGGGGGGAATCCCCCGGTTTCCCTGAATGGCGCGTTGATCCGTGAACAAGCCCAAAATTTGCAAAGTCGATTAGGCAAAATTGTGCGTCTGAAGGAGGATGGTTCTCCCGCACCGGATAATCCCTTTGTTGGACAAAAGACGGTTGATCCTGCAATCTGGAGCTACGGGCACCGCAATATTCAAGGGTTAGCGATCGATGCCAAGACCGGCCAAGTGTGGGCGACGGAGCATGGAGCGCGCGGCGGCGATGAACTGAACCGGATTGAGTCAGGACAGAATTATGGTTGGCCCCGAGTCACCTACAGTCGTGAATATGCTGGGGGAGAAATTTCGCAGGTGCGATCGCAACCGGGTATGGTTGATCCGAAATTAGTGTGGACTCCAGCGATCGCACCGTCTGGACTGACGGTCTATCGCGGCGATCGTGTTCCCGCTTGGCAGGGGCATTTGTTTGCTGGAGGTTTAGTATCCCAGGATATTCGACAGATTCAATTGGATGATCAGGGTGCGGTGGTGAACCAACAACAGATTCCCATTAGTCAGCGGGTGCGGGATGTGCGCCAAGGGCCGGATGGATGGCTCTATGTTCTAACGGATGCAGCCAATGGGCGATTAATTCGGCTGGAACCGATCGCGAATTAG
- a CDS encoding intradiol ring-cleavage dioxygenase, with the protein MQQNHWIVKKRFNRRQALAIGRAASAMFLMGCVSKRAESRPSQPKASSLAASNFTRGLPGCIARPTQTEGPYFVDEKLKRSDIRSNTSDQTIRSGIPLALQFRVSQITSDRCQPIAGAMVDIWHCDAAGVYSDVQDRSFTTIGQNFLRGYQLTNDEGVAQFITIYPGWYPGRTVHIHFKIRLTERSGQNYEFTSQLYFNDAVTDRVHSQSPYRSKGQRSTRNADDGIYQEGGEQLLLTLNPAGQGYTATFEIGLQLDR; encoded by the coding sequence ATGCAACAAAACCACTGGATTGTTAAAAAACGATTCAACCGTCGCCAAGCCCTCGCGATCGGACGAGCAGCCAGTGCGATGTTCCTCATGGGTTGTGTTAGCAAGCGTGCCGAGTCTCGCCCTTCCCAACCCAAAGCCTCTTCCCTAGCTGCTAGTAATTTCACTCGGGGATTACCGGGCTGTATCGCACGCCCCACCCAGACCGAAGGCCCCTACTTTGTTGATGAAAAACTCAAGCGATCGGATATTCGCAGCAATACGAGTGATCAAACCATTCGTTCAGGAATTCCTTTAGCGTTGCAGTTTAGAGTTTCTCAAATCACCTCCGATCGCTGCCAACCGATTGCGGGAGCGATGGTCGATATTTGGCATTGTGATGCCGCTGGTGTATATTCTGATGTGCAGGATCGAAGTTTTACTACGATCGGTCAAAACTTCCTCCGGGGTTATCAACTGACCAACGATGAGGGTGTGGCACAATTTATCACGATCTATCCCGGCTGGTATCCCGGTAGAACGGTCCATATCCATTTCAAAATTCGTTTGACTGAGCGTTCCGGTCAAAATTATGAATTTACCTCCCAACTCTATTTTAATGATGCGGTGACCGATCGTGTCCACAGCCAATCGCCCTACCGCAGCAAGGGCCAACGATCGACCCGCAATGCAGACGACGGCATTTACCAAGAGGGGGGCGAGCAACTGTTATTGACCCTCAACCCCGCCGGACAAGGATACACTGCCACCTTTGAGATTGGCTTGCAACTGGATCGCTAA
- a CDS encoding winged helix-turn-helix domain-containing protein encodes MNILFIEDEARIADFVQAGLKEQGFVVDYCDNGDDGNFRALENEYDVILLDIMVPGKDGLAVLKTLRRAGRNVPVILLTARNELDDRLEGLNLGADDYLAKPFFVEELVARIHAVVRRSHGDRQNLLSVGPLKLDRITREVTCNQHMVELTSREFNLLEYLMRSPGRVLTRTQILEHVWGYDFNPNTNVVDVCIQRIRKKLDPIGGTGWLESVRGVGYRFRQPDGLSSGQSSGQSHGSL; translated from the coding sequence GTGAATATTCTTTTTATCGAAGACGAAGCGAGAATTGCTGATTTTGTGCAGGCGGGCCTGAAGGAACAGGGCTTTGTGGTGGACTATTGCGATAACGGCGATGATGGAAATTTCCGAGCATTAGAAAATGAATACGATGTAATTTTGCTGGATATCATGGTGCCGGGAAAGGATGGATTAGCGGTTCTGAAAACTCTGCGGCGGGCGGGGCGCAACGTTCCAGTGATTTTGTTAACGGCTCGCAATGAGTTGGACGATCGCTTGGAAGGGTTGAATTTGGGCGCAGATGATTACCTTGCGAAACCGTTTTTTGTTGAGGAGTTAGTGGCCCGCATCCATGCCGTTGTACGCCGTAGTCATGGCGATCGCCAAAATCTCCTGTCCGTGGGGCCGCTCAAGCTCGATCGCATCACCCGCGAAGTCACTTGCAACCAACACATGGTGGAACTGACCAGCCGCGAGTTTAATTTGTTGGAATATCTCATGCGATCGCCGGGACGGGTCCTGACGCGAACCCAGATTTTAGAACATGTGTGGGGATACGACTTCAATCCCAATACCAATGTTGTCGATGTTTGCATTCAACGTATTCGTAAAAAACTTGATCCGATCGGGGGGACAGGCTGGCTAGAAAGTGTACGGGGCGTGGGCTATCGGTTTCGGCAACCCGACGGACTATCCTCAGGCCAATCCTCAGGCCAATCCCACGGCTCGCTATGA